TCCACACATTCAGAGACTTATCCAACTTCTCTGGGACCATTAATGTGACTTATCGCTATCTTGCAGGGAATCCTCTGCCACGGAAAAGTAGGTGTCTCTACCAAACTTGTTTGAAGTTAGGTGCTGAGGTCTAAACATTTCATCTAAAGCAACAAGAAATATATAACTGACTTGAGTGTTTTCTGTCCACAGAGTATCTCACCATTGGTTTGTCATCTGTCAAGAGGAAAAAGGGCAATTATCTACTTGAGACCATCAAATCCATCTTTGATCAGTCCAGTTACGAGGAACTGAAAGAGATAGTGGTTGTGGTCCACCTGGCCGACTTTGACCTGGTCTGGTGTGAGAACCTGGTTCAGGAAATCACCAGGAAGTTTGCTCACCACATCATATCCGGACGCCTCCTGGTGATCCAGGCACAAGAGGAGTATTACCCGTCGCTGGATGGATTGAAAAGGAACTATAACGACCCGGAGGACCGTGTCCGTTTCCGCTCGAAGCAGAACGTCGACTACGCGTTCCTCCTCAACTTCTGCACAAACCTTTCTCACTTCTACATGATGTTAGAGGACGACGTGCGCTGCTCCAGGAACTTCCTTACAGCCCTGAAGAAGGTGATCACTTCCAGAGAAGGCTCCTACTGGGTGATGCTGGAGTTTTCAAAGCTGGGCTACATCGGGAAGCTGTACCACTCCAGAGACCTGCCACGTCTGGCTCATTTCCTGCTCATGTTCTACCAGGAGATGCCCTGTGACTGGCTCCTCATCCACTTCAGGGGTCTGCTGGCCCAGAAGGACGCGATCCGCTTCAAGCCCTCGCTTTTCCAGCACATGGGCTACTACTCATCTTACAAAGGAGCGGAGAACAAACTGAAGGACGACGACTTTGAGGAAGACTCCATAGATATTCCTGACAACCCCCCTGCCAGCCTTTACACAAACATCAACGTCTTTGAAAACTATGACACCCCCAAGGCTTACAGTAGTATAGTTGATGAGTATTTTTGGGGGAAACCTCCCTGCACTGGAGATTTCTTTCTCATAATCTTTAATAAATCAACTAAAATCAGCAGAATTAAGATAGTTACAGGTACAGAGGATCGGCAGAATGACATTCTTCATCATGGAGCTCTGGAAGTGGGACAAAAGTCTGTGGAAACTAAACAGGGAAGACAGTGTTCATCATACATCACATTAGGGGAGTTTAAAGGTGGAAACATTGAGGTTAACAATGTGTACCACAAGATTGGCTTTGACATTGAGTGTGTGCGAATAGTTATTACtgccaatcagaaagagtggcTCATCATAAGGACTATCAGCTTATGGATGACGCAGCCTTTGAGTCAGTTAAAGAAGTAACAGAGGATGTTTTGAAATGATCAACATCAGTATGTATGTGTTAATGATGGATGCACTTCATTTTGGAACACTGCTGTTTACTGTTTACTGAACAATCCATATTTTTCTTGGGTTGTTCATTGATCCACTGTACTGTACTACTGTTTTTATTGGGATGTATCAGAATTACCAACATGTACAGTGTGGAGGCTTTACACTCATGTtaattttcagaaaaatctgtaCATAAAATTGTTCACACCTGGCTGCTATCATTTGTCCTTCTTTCTAAGCATTTAAATTGGAATTCCTCAGAACCCGAgcttaaaaaacaacaagcttCTACGTGATGTTTTTTTGGTTCAGTCCATACCAATGTCTGCAGCCAGACTCAATTAATGAATAGCTGCCTCCCATTTAAGATCCTaagtttgaaaatgaatgagGATGGATTcagttttgaaataaatatctgTTTGTACTAAAATTTACCAAACATATGAATATTTCTATATCCATATACTGTATTTTGTTAGAGTGGATTGTGAGAGCAAGCAtcaacctgatgataatgaaaaACATGTCATATCTTATCCAAAAGTGTGATCATCTTACTGTATGCATAAAAGACAAATCTGCTGTGGAAGGTGACTCTTCTCCTACAGGTCAACAATGCAATTGGAGTATTCAGTAGGAACAGACAAGCTCAGCATCAGAAACAACGTATCACGATGATCTGATTCCTCTCACCAAACTGGAACATTTCTTTCATGATTAATGTCCTGGATTGTGTCAACATCCTTCACGGCTTATTTTGACATGTTGAgtgcatagactgtatattaagAGGTTAAGTGTTTTTTTCACTGGGTTTCTGCTTCGTATTCTTTGCTGCCATCTTTTGGTCAATTCATGGCTTGGCATGGAGAGAACTTTAGCAAAGATGAgtgaaacaatgaaaaaatgtaataaaatgtccTGATGACTGAAATTAATGAAACAATACCTCATATAAACAGcttaaaaattttaaattttaactAGGTAATTTAAATTACCTAGTTATGTCTTCTTATATACTATAACGAGCCAATGTGATACATTATTAATAAATGCAATAGTTGATTTGAATAGATTTCATTATTACATCATATATTAAAGTTAGGCTTCAGCTCTTTTAAATTTGTCATAACTTAACCCAGAAAATGTAAGTTATTTACCCAAGATGCTTGGCTCAACTTAATTCACTTTTACTCCAATCAAAAGTACTTAATTCAAATaagaattaaaatgattattgcCAAAATGTATGACACTTGACCTCAGTTCGGCAAATCGTTGCTGAAATTTAGGCAACTTCCAATAACATTGAAACTTGTTTCAGTTCTGTTCACACAGAGTAAACACTTGTTATTTACAATGTGGGATGAGCAGACATACAGATCGTGTGTAAGTGACTCCTTGTGTCAAGTCAagtaagttttatttatttttgaccaAAGCCACACATAGCAAATTTTCTCAGTGCTGAATTTTTATCAAAATACTCAATATAATCTTTAAAATTGTGTAAAAAGCCAGCGAAGTTGGTGTGTATAAACTTTAATCAGGCAAGATCAACGAGTTAttgttcaaattaaaatatgtatttagagTCTTGCagtatttttcaatattattattgctagtaaaataaaatatgatcgAATGGAGTTTGTATATATGCAATGATAAAATATATGTGTAACAGATAAAGATTAAATGTTCCGAGAAACACAAGTTACATAAGCTTAAATATTGTGTAAAACTTTGTCAATGTAAGCAGCGTAATCTGCCACGTCATCAAACAGCGACTGAGTTTCGCCAACCCAAACAGAAGCTACAGCTGCAGCGCTGGTTGTGAACTTCTGCCTCTGGTGTTGACAGTTTGGTAAGAAAGCTGTTTCTCGTTGGTTTTCTGTCCCCACACGGTCACACCAGTGTTCCTCACCTTTACAGCTAATCTTCTCTTCCACCCCGAGGCTCGTCGAGTGCTGAGTTTGATGCTAGCTGACGCTTCTCCTGGTTAGCCAGCGGTTATTATCGCTGTTGTTATGATAGAAATGTCTGTTGTGACAGGAGCTTGAAAGAAGGATTATCCTTTACTTGCATG
Above is a genomic segment from Pleuronectes platessa chromosome 7, fPlePla1.1, whole genome shotgun sequence containing:
- the LOC128443840 gene encoding alpha-1,3-mannosyl-glycoprotein 4-beta-N-acetylglucosaminyltransferase C gives rise to the protein MLPPFIWFHRVKMLSHFTIRSPCQSPEPTQESPPTTFKLIASAEIMRLIWKSVDKMRCFRKRSMFPFLGFLITFLLFFNLYMDGGYVLEAEKRRLGETLMHPANSERYVHTFRDLSNFSGTINVTYRYLAGNPLPRKKYLTIGLSSVKRKKGNYLLETIKSIFDQSSYEELKEIVVVVHLADFDLVWCENLVQEITRKFAHHIISGRLLVIQAQEEYYPSLDGLKRNYNDPEDRVRFRSKQNVDYAFLLNFCTNLSHFYMMLEDDVRCSRNFLTALKKVITSREGSYWVMLEFSKLGYIGKLYHSRDLPRLAHFLLMFYQEMPCDWLLIHFRGLLAQKDAIRFKPSLFQHMGYYSSYKGAENKLKDDDFEEDSIDIPDNPPASLYTNINVFENYDTPKAYSSIVDEYFWGKPPCTGDFFLIIFNKSTKISRIKIVTGTEDRQNDILHHGALEVGQKSVETKQGRQCSSYITLGEFKGGNIEVNNVYHKIGFDIECVRIVITANQKEWLIIRTISLWMTQPLSQLKK